The Pongo abelii isolate AG06213 chromosome 23, NHGRI_mPonAbe1-v2.0_pri, whole genome shotgun sequence nucleotide sequence CCTGCCAGGTGACCTGAGGATCCTGCTGGCCCCACTTGACAATGATGCACACCATGGTTAGTTCAGCTGAGGTCGCTCTCCAAGACTTACTGCCACCTACACAGCACTGGGACTGACTGTttaactttattctttatttcgtGTACTTTATTGGAGTGTCCATCGAAAGCAAAACCATCCAATTAGGAACAATCCAAAGGCAGCCGGcatggagtgagtgcagtggtggaaactcagattactgcagcctcgacctcctgggcctaaacaatcctcctgcctcagcctcccgtgcaGTTTGGatcacaggctcatgccaccatgctgggctaattttatgactttgtagagacggggtcgcactttgtttcccagggtggtcttgaattcctgggctcaagtgatcctcccacctcagcccattTTGCAAACCTGCTCATCCTGGTAATGAGCGTTCCCCAACCCCCAGCAGGGCAGTGGGACACTCAGGTGTGGGATGGTGGCTGCACATCAGCATGACCCACCTAGGACAGACACTCAACACAGTAGCCTCATCGTGTGTGCTGCACACTCCATCATCTCTATCAGTTTGTGGGCTGAGGGGCAACCTACCTCCTCCTAATTGCAGACTCCCTAAGGACACAGTGCCTCAGCCACCTGTTTTCTCAAATGTTGGGCACACGGTGACCCACCCCCCCAGCACTAATGTCTGTGCCATAAGTGAACATGCCCCTCTCAGAGGTGACAGCAGTTTTCAGTGAGGAGCAACACAGCTTGGGACAGCCTGGCTGAGGGCGGGGTAGTATGAAGAGCCTTAGTCTTCTCATCATAAAATTGGCATAATGGAGATTATCTACCTCATGGGTATAACATGTCTTGTCTGCACAAAGGGGAAGTGGACAGGGATTGTAAGGATCAATCCTTACAAATGGGATCATGAGTGTAAAGTACCTGTAGAGCATCTAGCACACGGTAAGTGTACAACACTTGTTGTTAGAGTAACAGTATTCTCTGAGTATCCTTGGGAGATTTGTTCTAGGATCCCCACTGGAAACCAGAATCTACATTTGCTCAAGTCCCTTACATAAAAtggtgtaatatttgcatatgaCCTACACACATCgtctcatatactttaaataatctctgggttacttataatacctaatataatgtatgtattatgtaaatagttgtattgtttagggaataatgacaaggaatAAAGTCTatatgtattttcagtacagatgcaattatcaatttttttcctctaatattTCAATCCATGGCTGTTTGAATCAACAGATGTGGAACCCAGTGATACAGGGGGCTGACTGTATTATTCCTCTGTAGCTTGAGGGAGGACCCAGCAGGATCAGCCATTCCTCATCGGCCTTCATGGACTAACAAAGGCTCCATTTCGGAAGgtcttttattctgagccaaggTCTCACTGAcaggcgcaatcatagctcactgcagcctcagcctcctgggctgacaccatcctcccacttcagcctgccaGCTAAGTGAgagtacaggtgcacagcaccatgtctggctaatttttaaaactgttttaggggatggcatctcactatgttacccagacagGTCTGCAACTCCTGGGTCAAATGAacctcccgcctcggtctcccaaagtgctgggattacaggcatgagccacagtgcctggacaGTGTCCTTTCAAGCTTCTCATGCCCTTACTTCCTCCTAGGCATGGATGAGGCTCAAGAATATCTTTTACCCAAGAGGAAACTTTAACTCGGTCACAGAACGCCAGGTTTGGGTTGTAGAGGCTTCTTGTGGGGGAGGGAGGTCTTTTCCCCTGTTTTCACAAAAGAGGAGGTTGCCAACTGGAGATGGTTCATTTCCAAGTTTGTCTGGGGTCCCCCAGCTATGCAGGACCCAGAAAGCAGATGTCTAGACATCCAGGCCAATGCTCTTTCACTACTCTGTGAGTCTCCCGTGAACCTCACCTGGAACGTCGCTGGGCCATAGGTCCAAAATACATAACTTCAGAACATACCCAGAATTCCTTCTGACCAGCCTGGAAAAGTGCTAGAAAATcacagttcatttttatttatttatttattttgagatggagtctcgctctgtcgcccaggctagagtgcggtggcacgatatcggctcactgcaacctccacctcccaggttcaaggaattctcctgccttagcctcccgagtagctgggactacaggcgcctaccaccacgcccggctaatttttatttttagtagagatggggtttcaccatcttggccaggctggtcttgaactcctgaccttgtgatccacccgcctcggcctcccaaagtgctgggattacaggcgtgagtcaccgcgccagGCCAGAAAATCACACTTCAGCCACGTGTACCTACCCTGTGAGGTGCCAAGGCAGGTACAGCACACAGACAATCCCACATGACCCTTGCACTGCCCCGGGGGTGTTAAAAGAGAGCCTCCCTGGTTCACAGACTTACACACTGAGGAGCAGAGCGAGAAATTCATTCAATCCTGTTCCCACTTTGAAGATGGTCCTAACAGCAGGAACCTAAGGGGTCAGGGGGCCCCAGAGCTCCAGACCCTGATGTGTCCTTACTGGGCAGGGCAAGAAATGGGTTTTTCCCCCTGAGACAGGATCACTGGCTCCAGTCTGCGGCAGTCCCACATGGATCCCCTACTGCCCCTACGCACCGGTCCTGGCCCAGGGCTAGCTCCTTGGTGAGAAACTCAAACAAGCGGGCGCTGTGGCTGCGGTTGTCCTCGGCGGTGCCCACTACGCCAATGGAGGAGACGGACAGCTGCGCGCAGGGCTCAGTGGACCCGCTCAGCGCCATGGCCAGGCCCGGCCGTACCGTCACGTTCACGCGCTGAAGGGGACATGAAAAGTTTTGCCCGAAGCTGGAGACGGCCGGGCTACCTCTGGGGTCCCGACCCGAGCGCGCGAAAGCCGAAACACGCAGTGTTCGCGGGGACAGGGATCCCGGTACAGGCCGCGGTCCCTGAAGGTCACGTCCGGGTCATGACTGGGGAGGGCGACAAGGGAAAGACGTGCGGAGGGGGAGCCGCGGGATCGTGAAGCACGGAAAGTCAGAGCTTGGCGTGAGGAAAGGAGTGGGGAGTGGTCCCTGGGGAAAAGATTCGGGGTCACTGTCGGGGAGGCGGAGCAGGGACAGGGCCGGACCCCTGGCCCACCAACCTCCCCTCGCCCCGTGCTGCCCGGCCCACGCTCACGTCCGCAGgtttgcccaggatggaggcaGCGGCGGCGCAGAGTCGTTTCTCCAGCCCCGCGGGCACTCGGTTGGCGGGCAAATTCGTGTCCAGCTCTAGGAAGGGCATGGCGGGCAGAGGAACGGAAACAGCTCTGGCGGAAAAAATGCTGGGGGTACCCAAGGCTCGCGGACCAGGGAGGAGGGGCGAGAAGCCACAGCAACCTGGCTTCTCATTGGCTGGACAGAGACTCGGCGCTCCCCGATTGGCTGCCTAGCGTATATCCCGCTTCTGCAAACAAAAGTCACGTGTGCCGGCTCTGATTTCCGGAAGTCCCATCGTCTCCGCCCTACATGTAGCCCCACCCACTACAGGTCTTTAACCCGGTAATGCCCCCCCCACTCCACAACGTATCTTCCCCGACCCTCCTGCCTGGCGCCAGGTGGATTTCTCTCTCAAGCTTTCCGCGCTGTGGTCGCCTGGTTCCTAGCCCTATTAGAGGTCTGAACACCCCCAACacacaaggacacacacacacctataggGGTCTTCCCCAGGCTCGACCCTAATAACCAATACAACGGgagcttaaaatttttttgaatgatTTGCCATCATTTCGAAGTCAGGCAATTTCATGTTCAGTACGGAAATCTGCGCTTGGGCAGTCAGGAGATGTGGTTACTCGTGGGGGCGCTGGTAGGGCTAGGCAGGACCCTTGGGCTCACGACAATACCTGTCCCTGCCTGGTCCCCATTGACATCTCCCTGTGTAGCCTCTTGTGCCGGTGGTGAGGCACTGTCCACCAGGGGGTggcaaaatatgttatttaaaacatggaaaggccgggcatggtagctcacgcctgtaatcccagcaccttgcgaggtccaggcgggcggatcacctgaggtcaggagttcgagaccagcctggccaacatggcgaaaccccgtctctactaaagatacaaaaattagccgggtatggtggcgagcgttgtaatcccagctgctcagggggctgaggcaggtgaatcgcttgaaccggggaggcggaggttgcagtgaaccgagatcacgccattgcactccagcctgggcgacagagcaagactccatctcaaaaaaactccAAGAAACATGGAACTCTGTTGGCATGGCTTAAACATGAGTCTGTGGTCAGTGTGGCAAAATCACttgaattgtacatttcaaatatGATTGAAGTTGTGGTCAAGcaatgtggctcacacctgtaatctcagcaatttgggaggctgagaagggaggattgcttgagcccaggagttcaagatcaggctaggcaacatagcaagattctcttcttttctacaaaaaaaaaaaaaaaaaatctagctgctgtggtgtgtgcctgtagtcctagctagctgggcggctgaggcaggaggattgcttgagcgcaggagatctaggctgcagtgagctatgactgtgccactgcactccaccctagatgacagagtgagacccaggcTCCCCCCTCCCtcgcaaaaaagaaagaaaaatttgtaaGTTTATATGTACAATTTCAACTACATGTATAAAATTCTCTATAAGTGTGCATACTTAAAGGAGCCTCCACTGAAAAGccgacagagtctctgtctgtcatgATCTTGTCCTATTAGCAGTCTGTTTATTAGATGACTCAGATATCAGTAGATCTGAGACACACGATAGGTAAATATGACAGTCCTAAGGGGAGAGGGCAGGGACAGGTGGCAAGTCTGGGACCAGGTGTGGGGCATGGACAAGCCAGTGGTGAGGGAGTGGGGTGTAGAGAAGACTGCGGTCAAGGTTATGAGGAGGCATGGGAGAGGGACTTCCCTTCCCGCAAGGAGGTTCATGAACCAGCCCTGCACCCCACTTGTGGAACACAACATCGCCCCACAGTGAGGAGAGAGACCAAGGAGACCAAGGCGGATCCTGATTCAGACATCTTTCCACCAGGTCACCCTTCATCTATGATACATGCTCAGTCTGGGGGTATCCCCCGCATGGAAACACTGGGGCTGAGGAGCCCAGAGAGGTCACCTGACCtggactggggctggggaggtCAGGGAAGTCTCCCTGGAGAAGAGACAGGGTGCCAAATGCCAAAAGACCAGGAAGGGCACCAGGTGAAAAAGATGAGGAGGGAACAGCATGAGCAGAGGccaagaggccaaggtgggagcccagagaggggTATAAGAGTGTGCAGGCAGAAGAGGCCACCTGGAGGAGTGGGAGCAAGGCCTTGAATGCAAAGTTCAATGACTTGTACTTTAGCTTCTGGGCAGTGAGGAACCATAGAAAGTTCCACACAGAAGGACAGGGTCAAGTAAGTGTTTGCCAAAGCTGTTTTCAGAGGTCACATGGAAGCTAGAACAGAATGGGGTAGGCGACAAAAGGAATGCAGGCATGATATCTGGAGGAACTGTGGACCAGAGCCTTTGCAGATATGTCTTCTTTACAACCAAGGAGACAGACAGTTCCATGTCTTTATTCTACCAACACAGCACCCCCTCAGGGGCTCAGCAAGTCTGGGACACGCACTCACAGCAAGAAAAGCTGCATTAAGGTCTTCAGATTCTCTTTAACAGCAGGTTCTACTGGAGGCAGGTCCTTGGCCTTCAGGACAGCTGCCAGGGCCTCCTGGAAGAGGTCctcccccactgcagcctccacgtgTTCGGCACCATGCTGCCATTGTGGGTCTGCTTTCAAAGACTCAGCAGCCAGCACTGATGGGCTAGGGGAAGACAGAGTCAGCGGAGGGGCTGGGCATAGCCAAGTGTAAGGCAGCATGACCTGCTTTAGGGGTTCTCTGATTGGATTTTCCCTCCTCCACCGTGTGTGATGGGCTAGTATGTCCCCCTCCCTGGGGACACTTGGAAGCCTCTTAATATAGCTGTGGTGAGGGGTTTGTaaagccccattttatagatgaggacactgaggctcagaaggagAAGTGACTCACACAGGGACCCACAGCTAGAAAAGACAACATGAGCTGGGATGTCAGCTCCCTTCCCGGATACACCACTGCCCAGCGGGCCACCCCACCCCATGGCACTCTCATGCATCAGCTCCGTGATTGCCACCAAGCCAGCCACAGAGATACAGGACCCAGTAAGGGAGGTCTGGCCCACAGGAACTTGTCCTCGAGCAGCTGCAGGCATCCGTCCAGCTCAGCCAAAGTGGCCGCCAACATCTCGGGTGGCACTGACTCGCCCAGGAACACAGGGATTATTATCTGGTGGGCCgacaggcagagagaggggtCAGGGTCTGCCCAAAGCCCATCCTGGTTCCCACCATCATCCTATCATCACCAGCCCTTGGGATTTCTGCTCACCTCTGCTCACTTCTTTCCACTCATAGCCACCAGTAGCCCTCATCTCCTACTCAAACAGGGACAGCCCCACCCTTCTCCCTGGGTCCTCACACGAGGCAACCAGTGGGATCCTTCTGCAATCTCAATGTGCCCATACCCTCCCTTGAATAAAGCCTTCCatggctccccactgccctcaTGAGAAAGGCCTCAACACAAAGCCAGCCTTCTCCAGTGCAGTAGCCATCCCCTCCCCACTTTTCACCTCACCTCCTACTACCCCCCACTGATCAAATGGGAATGTGTGTATGAATCCTCCCTGGAATCTGGTTACAGTTTATGCTCCCAATCAGTAAGGTCACAGTGGGGCCTGagcttctgcatttccaacaaacTCCCTGGTGATGCTGATACTCCCAGTCCATTGACCACACTTTGGAGAGGAAGAGTCTACACTTGCTCTACTCAACTTCTCTCCATTCTGTCCTCAAACACACCTTGCTTCCTTCCCCACCAGCTGGAGGGGGCTCTGCTCCCAGgccccagaggtcaaggcagACACAGTTAAGGTGTGGAAACCTCCTTATTGCCCAATGGATCCTCCAGAGAGGCGGTCCCTTACTTTCAGAAGGGCGCGTGTCTACCTGTTTCATGCTCTCTTACACACAGGGTGCCACCCCCGTGCTGGGCACTGGGTAATTGCTCTGTACATATTAACTAGAAGTACTCATTTCAAAACCATGTGCACCTTtgataaataaaaacagtatgtGCATGTTGTGTTGGTGTGTGCTTACTTGATTATTACTGAAGGTAAACATGTTTTCATCCATGTATTCaccatttctctttctccttcagtgAAACCTCTACTGatttcctttgctcatttttttcctgtgtcttcgTCGGAtgagtttctcttctttttgtttgttcatttgtttgttttgagacagtctcgctcagtggcctggctggagtgcagtggtatgatctcagctcactgcaacctctgcctccaaggttcaagtgattctcctgtctcagcctcccgagtgtgccaccgcaccccgctaatttttgtatttttagtagagacggggtttcaccgtgttgcccaggctggtctcaaactcctgacctcaactgatccgcccacctctacctcccaaatccagggattacaggcgtgaaccaccacaccccacctgtCCGATGGGTTTCTAAGAACATCTTAAAGAACATTACTTCCTTCTGACATATCTTTTACCAAGATCCTTCCCAGTTTTTTGCTTAAGTTTAATCcattttttcttccagaaaatatCCTTGTATATGTAttggttttttctttgttgagttCTCCCACTGTTCTGAGGCTTAGAAAGTCCTTTCATACCCAGACATCAGAAAAACAGATTCcatgagagtagctgggattgcaggtgtggaccaccacgccctgctatcACTCCCTTTCTCTGAGTCAGCTTTTCTGTCTCAGACTCGTCTACTCCTTGAACTCAGGAAATGTCACTACAGGTGGCCCCAGCTCCCATTTACCTCCCCATAGGGAGCTCCTCTCTCCAGTtccagtttcaaaactgccaagGAAGCATTCTGGTTCACTCACTTGGGCCACTGGCCAGAGGGATGGGATACTCTGAAAGATTCAGCTAGAgtcccaggcccagccctggaCCATCACTGTGCCCCCTGGTGAGATGCCAGGGCTGGGAttcagggagaagaaaggaggtTCCCTGACAGTCATTCCTGCCTCCTGCGGCTGCGGGCTccatgcccccatcctgtgcaCGAAGGGGGAGCTCCCGCTGTCTGGCAGCAGTTGCTCTGCAGGGGACAGTGTGGACCGTAGAAAGTTCATCCTTAACCCCAGCCTTCCAGTCAATGTTCCCACCAGTCTGGGACACCTGCAAGTGTCACAGCCCGCTGGGTGAAACTCTAAGATCCCTTTTAGAGGATCCCATTCGCTCCCTCCCTTCTGCCGCCATGCAGCCCTGAGAAACAGGGCTCTCAACGAACCCTCAGATGTCGGTGCTCTGGGGCCTTTCCAGGACGGCGGGGCCCAGTCGTTTCTGGGTCGGGGCGACGCCTGGAACCGGGCAGGGTCCCTGGCACCGGGATCCCGAAAAGCAGACCTGCTTCTCCCTGTCCAGCTGGTTCCCCTACCCCTTGCAGTCGGCCCCCTGCATCCGCGTCCTCCCTCCCAGTCGAGGGCCCCCAGCTCCAACTCCACCCTCCCAGCTGTGCGTTCATAGCGACCGCCCTCCCTGTAGGGACGCGCGGACCTGGTGTTGGAGTCTTGGCCGGCCAGGACTGGACAGGAACCGAAGGGACGAGGCGGGTCCGGGGGTGGTGCGCTCCAATTGGGTGCTGTCCCCAGGGGGTGGGGCCTGATCCCCTATTTCCCGGCGCTCCGGGAGCCTGCCACAGCTGCTGCCCACACCACCCTCAGCGCCTTCACTGCCATCCCCGCTGTCCTTGCCGCCCCCGCCATGGGCCTAGAGCTGTTTCTGGACCTGCTGTCCCAGCCCAGCCGCGCCGTCTACATCTTCGCCAAGAAGAATGGCATCCCCTTAGAGCTGCGCACCGTGGATCTTATCAAAGGTGGGCCCAGCCCGTTTTCCCGCGTGTCCACAAACCCAGTGCACCCCCAGACCCCTCGCCCTGCTCTGCCCTGAGCGTCTCGCCGCCCGCACAGCCCTCTCACCTCCTCCTGCAGCGTCTGCCACCAGAGAATGCTGTCGACTGAGTGGCCTTGGAGGGATCACAGCCTTCTCTGAACCTTAGCTTGCCTTCTGAAAAGGAGGATAATGTTACCTTCTGCTCTGTAGGGGTGGAAAGAAAATACTGAATGGAGTTTACAGAGTTCTTGCGTGGAATGCACGCATATAAATTCACAAAGCCCAGAAGACCTTAGGAGAAGGACacgctgttgtgaggattaagagaggagaagagatgaGCCACTCCAGTTTGCCTCCCCTCCCCTGGCCCACCAGAGTCCTGGCTAGACAACTTCTCTTCATCCACctgctgcacctggccccacccaccaAAGACCCCCAGCTGCCCCGGAATGTGGCAGGACAGCGAGGCCCACCCAGGGAGTGGGGCTGATCCAGCCCTCTGGTCCCAGACCTTGCTGTTTCTCAGGGCTGTGGGGCTCCGcttgggcagggggagggagggtgTAGAGGTGCAGCGTTTTTACTCTGAAGACCTTTTCTGACTTCTTCCTCTTCAGGGCACCACAAGAGCAAGGAGTTCTTGCAGAT carries:
- the LOC134761203 gene encoding D-dopachrome decarboxylase-like isoform X2, with the translated sequence MPFLELDTNLPANRVPAGLEKRLCAAAASILGKPADRVNVTVRPGLAMALSGSTEPCAQLSVSSIGVVGTAEDNRSHSARLFEFLTKELALGQDRTFPGWSEGILGMF
- the LOC134761203 gene encoding D-dopachrome decarboxylase-like isoform X1 — translated: MPFLELDTNLPANRVPAGLEKRLCAAAASILGKPADRVNVTVRPGLAMALSGSTEPCAQLSVSSIGVVGTAEDNRSHSARLFEFLTKELALGQDRCVGAVGDPCGTAADWSQ